Proteins from a genomic interval of Corynebacterium freiburgense:
- a CDS encoding M50 family metallopeptidase, with protein sequence MSYFLGVLLFAFGILVTIGLHEWGHYRSAKATGMLVRRFFIGFGPTVFSYTRNGTEYGLKAIPLGGFCDIAGMTAQDPVTEAERPHAMVYKSAWKRIFVLSGGILMNILVALVLLYGLAVSAGLPNTKADFTPTVGSTQCLDNGECPAVDAGIQEGDRITHINGQEMLAFLHVRDTVRKHAGETITLTVEREGVEKLIDVAVPEAGAIGVVSAPIKDPIKVYGPIEAVPATLEYSGNMLQATLHGLAAFPGKIPGVAASIAGEERDKEGPVSVVGASRVGGELAERSQWAMFIMMLASLNFFLALFNLVPLPPLDGGHIAVVIYEKIRDLVRRTRGLQPGGPANYDRLMPITMAVSALLIGVGALVIVADVVNPIRAFG encoded by the coding sequence GTGAGCTATTTCCTTGGCGTGCTTTTATTTGCCTTTGGCATTTTAGTAACCATCGGATTACATGAGTGGGGCCACTACCGTTCTGCAAAAGCGACAGGAATGCTTGTTCGAAGGTTTTTTATTGGGTTTGGCCCTACCGTATTTTCCTATACGCGCAACGGTACTGAATATGGGTTGAAAGCGATTCCACTTGGCGGGTTTTGCGATATTGCGGGCATGACGGCGCAGGATCCAGTGACTGAAGCTGAGCGTCCGCACGCTATGGTCTATAAGTCAGCATGGAAGCGTATCTTTGTGCTCTCCGGTGGCATTCTTATGAATATCCTGGTTGCATTAGTGCTGCTCTATGGGCTTGCGGTAAGTGCTGGGTTGCCAAACACTAAGGCGGATTTCACACCTACAGTCGGTTCGACACAATGCCTTGATAATGGGGAATGCCCAGCTGTAGATGCGGGAATTCAGGAAGGCGACCGAATCACCCATATTAATGGGCAAGAAATGCTGGCGTTCCTCCACGTTCGCGATACCGTGCGCAAGCATGCCGGCGAAACCATTACGCTTACCGTCGAGCGGGAGGGCGTCGAAAAGCTTATCGACGTCGCGGTGCCAGAAGCAGGTGCGATTGGCGTGGTGTCGGCACCAATTAAGGATCCGATTAAAGTCTATGGACCGATTGAAGCAGTGCCAGCCACACTGGAGTATTCCGGCAATATGCTGCAAGCAACTCTGCATGGTTTGGCAGCATTTCCCGGCAAAATCCCTGGAGTCGCAGCATCGATTGCCGGAGAAGAACGTGATAAAGAAGGCCCTGTAAGTGTCGTCGGTGCTTCTCGAGTAGGTGGCGAACTTGCAGAACGAAGCCAGTGGGCAATGTTTATTATGATGCTGGCCAGCCTAAACTTCTTCCTGGCGCTCTTTAACCTTGTTCCATTGCCGCCACTGGATGGTGGACATATAGCGGTGGTGATCTACGAAAAAATTCGCGATCTTGTCCGACGCACACGTGGACTACAACCTGGCGGGCCGGCTAACTATGACCGACTTATGCCAATAACAATGGCGGTCAGCGCATTACTCATTGGTGTCGGTGCGCTGGTGATCGTTGCTGACGTAGTAAACCCCATTCGAGCATTCGGCTGA
- the dxr gene encoding 1-deoxy-D-xylulose-5-phosphate reductoisomerase produces MLQRILILGSTGSIGTQALEVIAENPDRFQVVGIAAGGSQLDLVIRQAKQLGLAPHQVAVAHHADVVSKALGGEVLSGPDAAEHLVQEISADTVLNALVGSMGLGATLAALHSGAKLALANKESLVAGGQLVLDAARPGQLIPVDSEHSAMEQCLRSGSDSEVERLVLTASGGPFRGWTRQQMWDVTPEQAAAHPTWSMGQMNTLNSATLINKGLELIEASLLFGVPADRIDVTVHPQSIVHSMVTFVDGCTIAQASPPSMKLPISLALDWPHRVPKAQPSLDFLQSSTWEFGPVDDFAFPAVRLARDVVTQGGTWPAVYNAANEEAAAAFLQGRIRFPQIVDTVAEVLSVADAFAGVPSGLDDVLACEREARARAHKVLEGFS; encoded by the coding sequence ATGTTGCAACGCATTCTTATTCTTGGGAGTACTGGATCGATTGGTACCCAAGCGCTGGAAGTTATCGCAGAAAACCCAGATCGTTTTCAGGTCGTTGGTATTGCTGCGGGTGGAAGCCAACTCGATCTGGTGATCCGACAAGCCAAGCAATTGGGGTTGGCGCCTCATCAAGTGGCAGTTGCACATCATGCAGACGTAGTTTCCAAAGCACTTGGTGGCGAGGTTCTTTCGGGGCCAGATGCTGCTGAGCATTTAGTCCAGGAAATTTCTGCAGATACGGTTTTGAATGCGCTTGTGGGTTCCATGGGGTTAGGCGCAACCTTGGCGGCATTACATTCGGGTGCGAAATTAGCATTAGCCAATAAGGAATCTTTAGTTGCTGGCGGTCAATTAGTTTTGGATGCCGCCAGGCCGGGGCAATTAATACCAGTAGATTCTGAGCATTCAGCGATGGAGCAATGTTTGCGTTCTGGTTCTGATAGCGAGGTTGAACGTCTTGTGCTTACTGCATCAGGTGGGCCATTTCGAGGTTGGACTCGTCAGCAGATGTGGGATGTTACCCCGGAGCAGGCGGCGGCCCACCCGACATGGTCGATGGGGCAGATGAATACTTTGAATTCGGCGACATTGATAAATAAGGGGCTGGAATTAATCGAGGCTTCATTGCTCTTTGGCGTTCCTGCAGATCGCATTGATGTCACCGTACATCCGCAGTCGATTGTGCATTCAATGGTGACCTTTGTGGATGGTTGTACTATTGCGCAGGCATCGCCGCCGTCTATGAAATTGCCTATTTCACTGGCTTTGGATTGGCCGCATCGAGTGCCAAAAGCTCAGCCATCGTTAGATTTCCTGCAATCTAGTACGTGGGAGTTTGGCCCCGTGGATGATTTTGCGTTTCCTGCGGTGCGTTTAGCGAGGGACGTCGTAACGCAAGGTGGGACGTGGCCGGCTGTATATAACGCAGCAAATGAGGAGGCTGCGGCGGCGTTTTTGCAGGGTAGGATTCGTTTCCCGCAGATTGTGGATACTGTGGCCGAAGTGTTGAGTGTCGCAGATGCTTTTGCTGGTGTACCCTCGGGGCTCGATGATGTATTGGCCTGCGAACGCGAAGCTCGGGCCCGCGCTCATAAGGTTTTGGAAGGATTTTCGTGA
- a CDS encoding DUF2631 domain-containing protein, translating into MASNHTPVPEVHNGVSTLDEPSAAWGWHDIGRGPIQIAGWVSVLFLLAFNFGNHKGNVETAWLLALAILIAIGLLIQLFQPKLNQVRTVTAHNKPVGHQEPDWAYLQHTMQGPYAELTDSQLRSLNIEPSTVKNRKIIEG; encoded by the coding sequence GTGGCAAGCAATCACACCCCCGTTCCCGAGGTCCACAATGGTGTGTCCACCTTGGATGAGCCCTCGGCAGCCTGGGGCTGGCACGACATTGGGCGCGGCCCAATCCAAATCGCAGGTTGGGTTTCCGTCCTATTCCTTCTCGCCTTTAATTTCGGCAACCATAAAGGCAATGTTGAGACGGCCTGGCTACTCGCCCTAGCCATTCTTATTGCCATTGGCCTCTTGATTCAGCTTTTCCAGCCTAAGCTGAACCAAGTTCGTACCGTGACCGCCCACAATAAGCCAGTTGGCCACCAAGAGCCCGATTGGGCATATCTTCAGCACACGATGCAAGGGCCATACGCAGAACTCACTGACTCACAGCTGCGTTCCCTCAATATTGAGCCTTCCACAGTAAAAAACCGGAAGATTATTGAAGGTTAA
- a CDS encoding ABC transporter ATP-binding protein, which produces MSQSPALEVKNITKVYGNQTVVNDLSLQVPRGSIYGLVGPNGAGKTTMIGMATGLIRPTVGEAFICGYDVWNNPQPAKQAMGLLVDGLPVFDRLTGSELLEYVGALHHLQPDIVQQRTDELLDALGLADARNKMVVDYSAGMTKKILLATALLHKPEVLILDEPLEAVDPVSGQIIQKILRAFAASGGTVVLSSHVMSLVEGLCDHVAIIDHGNVVAFGHVDEVRQGRALTEVFVELVGGGDLAEGSLEWLGQAEDESTTTS; this is translated from the coding sequence ATGTCACAAAGCCCAGCGCTCGAAGTTAAAAACATTACGAAAGTATATGGCAATCAAACTGTAGTAAATGATTTATCGCTACAAGTTCCTCGCGGCAGTATTTATGGCCTTGTAGGACCAAACGGTGCCGGTAAAACAACAATGATTGGCATGGCCACTGGACTTATTCGTCCTACCGTCGGAGAAGCATTTATTTGCGGTTACGATGTTTGGAATAACCCACAACCTGCTAAACAAGCTATGGGTTTATTAGTTGACGGCCTTCCCGTATTCGATCGTTTAACTGGCAGTGAATTGCTCGAATATGTAGGTGCTTTACATCATTTGCAGCCGGATATAGTTCAGCAGCGAACAGACGAACTACTTGATGCCCTGGGGCTTGCGGATGCACGCAATAAAATGGTTGTTGATTACTCTGCGGGCATGACTAAAAAGATTCTCCTGGCAACCGCATTATTGCATAAACCAGAGGTCTTAATTTTGGATGAACCATTGGAAGCAGTGGATCCGGTATCAGGCCAAATCATTCAAAAAATCTTACGGGCTTTCGCCGCATCTGGCGGCACAGTAGTGCTAAGTTCGCACGTAATGAGTTTGGTTGAAGGCTTGTGCGATCATGTGGCGATTATTGATCATGGAAACGTAGTGGCATTCGGTCATGTGGATGAAGTTCGCCAAGGCAGAGCACTTACTGAGGTCTTCGTTGAGCTTGTTGGTGGCGGAGATTTGGCAGAGGGCTCTTTGGAATGGTTAGGCCAAGCTGAAGATGAAAGCACCACAACATCATGA
- the rlmN gene encoding 23S rRNA (adenine(2503)-C(2))-methyltransferase RlmN, whose translation MPEKLPLVFTAQKRGMPPKHFADLTKEQRVQAVIDLGLPKFRANQIARHYYGRLEANPSSMTDLPAAMRDVVKEALFPTLMTPLREISCDGGETSKTLWRLHDETLLESVLMRYSDRATLCISSQAGCGMACPFCATGQGGLDRNLSTGEIIDQVRAAAATMQAEGSRLSNIVFMGMGEPLANYKRVVSAVRQITQPNPDGFGISQRNVTVSTVGLAPAIRKLADEGLAVTLAVSLHTPDDELRDTLVPVNNRWPVAEVLDAARYYADKTGRRVSIEYALIRDINDQDWRADMLGKKLHKALGSRVHVNLIPLNPTPGSKWDASPKSRQDEFVRRVIAQGVPCTVRDTRGQEIAAACGQLAAEERI comes from the coding sequence ATGCCTGAAAAACTTCCGCTTGTATTTACAGCCCAAAAGCGCGGTATGCCCCCGAAACACTTCGCTGATCTTACGAAAGAACAACGGGTCCAAGCCGTTATTGATCTGGGGCTGCCAAAATTTCGTGCAAATCAAATTGCGCGGCATTACTACGGCCGCTTAGAGGCTAATCCTTCCTCGATGACGGATCTTCCTGCAGCAATGCGCGACGTCGTTAAGGAAGCATTATTTCCCACCCTTATGACGCCTCTCCGCGAAATTTCTTGCGATGGCGGTGAAACCAGCAAAACGTTGTGGCGATTGCACGATGAAACACTCTTGGAATCAGTACTTATGCGTTATTCGGATCGAGCTACCTTGTGTATTTCTTCACAAGCCGGTTGCGGTATGGCCTGTCCGTTTTGTGCGACCGGCCAGGGCGGATTGGATAGAAATCTTTCTACGGGAGAAATCATTGATCAGGTGCGTGCCGCGGCTGCCACAATGCAAGCCGAGGGAAGCCGTCTTTCCAATATTGTATTTATGGGAATGGGGGAGCCATTAGCCAATTACAAGCGGGTTGTTTCCGCAGTAAGACAGATTACACAACCAAACCCTGATGGTTTTGGTATTTCTCAACGAAATGTCACGGTGTCTACTGTTGGTCTGGCCCCGGCAATTCGGAAACTCGCCGATGAAGGATTAGCTGTAACGCTGGCAGTGTCTTTGCACACACCTGATGATGAACTTCGAGATACATTGGTTCCAGTAAATAACCGGTGGCCAGTTGCGGAAGTATTAGATGCGGCTCGTTATTACGCGGATAAGACAGGTCGCCGAGTTTCAATCGAATATGCATTAATTCGCGATATAAATGACCAAGATTGGCGCGCGGATATGCTCGGCAAAAAACTCCATAAAGCACTGGGTTCGAGGGTGCATGTAAACCTTATTCCACTTAATCCAACCCCAGGCTCCAAATGGGATGCATCGCCTAAATCGCGGCAAGATGAATTCGTGCGACGGGTTATCGCGCAGGGTGTTCCATGTACTGTTCGGGATACACGTGGCCAAGAAATCGCGGCGGCATGTGGGCAGTTAGCGGCTGAAGAACGGATTTAG
- a CDS encoding LapA family protein, whose protein sequence is MKNSNIPHEADKPFETTEFDVPNQTENPVVHADEFSNEIVPAENTAPTKEVATKQQPEQAQVRGSFAGGTWIALIVGALLLILLLVFILQNQQETQLHLFAWSFSFPAGIGYLLAAITGALIMALVGGVRMIELRRQVKKQARRSQN, encoded by the coding sequence ATGAAGAACTCGAATATCCCTCATGAAGCCGATAAACCTTTTGAAACAACCGAGTTTGATGTTCCCAATCAGACTGAAAACCCTGTAGTCCACGCCGATGAATTCAGTAATGAGATCGTGCCTGCAGAAAACACTGCACCAACAAAAGAAGTAGCCACGAAGCAGCAGCCAGAACAAGCCCAAGTTCGTGGTTCATTTGCAGGCGGCACTTGGATCGCATTAATCGTTGGCGCACTCCTGCTTATCCTGCTGTTAGTGTTTATTTTGCAAAACCAGCAGGAAACTCAGTTGCATCTCTTCGCTTGGTCCTTTAGCTTCCCAGCGGGAATTGGCTACTTACTTGCTGCGATTACGGGTGCTCTTATTATGGCGCTTGTGGGTGGAGTACGCATGATCGAGCTTCGTCGACAGGTAAAAAAGCAAGCTAGACGCTCACAAAACTAA
- a CDS encoding phosphatidate cytidylyltransferase: MPIVSQRHPHILKPKNSAGRDLKSAITVGVTLGIIALAAIYSGPTGWYPLVAVAMAIATWEVHRRLKERGYVISLLILIAGGQLMIWSSLFFSVTGLIAGYVTSVLILMFGRLFHHGRHSPPQNYLRDVSIGVFVFTWIPLFGGFAAMLSLFSREDIPGSLFIITFMLCVVASDVGGYIAGVLFGSHPMAPAVSPKKSWEGFAGSVILGAVTGTLCVTFLLDDAPWLGAAMGVFLVVCATLGDLVESQFKRELGIKDMSRMLPGHGGIMDRLDGMLPAAMATWLILSFVSV, translated from the coding sequence ATTCCCATCGTGAGCCAACGCCATCCACATATTTTAAAGCCGAAAAATTCGGCGGGGCGTGATTTGAAATCAGCCATTACTGTTGGCGTGACCCTAGGAATTATTGCGCTTGCAGCAATATATTCTGGTCCGACGGGATGGTACCCCCTCGTTGCGGTTGCGATGGCTATTGCTACGTGGGAAGTACACCGCCGACTCAAAGAACGCGGCTATGTTATTTCGCTGCTCATTTTGATTGCTGGCGGCCAACTCATGATTTGGTCTTCATTGTTTTTTAGTGTTACGGGTTTAATCGCCGGCTATGTTACTTCGGTATTAATACTGATGTTTGGGCGGCTCTTCCATCATGGTCGGCATAGTCCGCCGCAGAATTATCTTCGCGATGTTTCAATTGGTGTGTTTGTATTCACTTGGATTCCGCTTTTTGGTGGTTTCGCCGCAATGCTTTCATTGTTTAGCCGCGAAGATATTCCTGGATCGCTTTTTATTATCACGTTTATGTTGTGTGTAGTAGCGTCCGATGTTGGCGGCTATATTGCGGGTGTATTGTTTGGCTCGCACCCAATGGCGCCTGCAGTGAGCCCAAAGAAATCATGGGAGGGTTTTGCTGGCTCTGTGATTCTTGGTGCTGTTACAGGCACGTTGTGTGTCACATTTTTGCTTGACGACGCCCCGTGGCTCGGCGCAGCTATGGGAGTGTTTTTGGTAGTTTGTGCCACCCTGGGTGATTTGGTGGAATCTCAGTTTAAACGTGAACTAGGCATTAAGGATATGTCTCGAATGCTTCCCGGGCATGGTGGCATTATGGACCGTCTTGACGGCATGTTGCCTGCCGCCATGGCCACTTGGCTAATCCTTAGTTTTGTGAGCGTCTAG
- the frr gene encoding ribosome recycling factor, with product MIDETLFEAEERMTASVEYVREDLTTIRTGRANPAMFNGVMAEYYGTMTPITQMATISVPEPRMLLIKPYEMSVMHDIENAIRNSDLGVNPTNDGQVLRVTIPQLTEERRRDMVKLAKSKGEDAKIAIRNIRRKGMEELKRIQKDGEAGEDEVVAAEKELDKTTHKYVAQVDELVAKKEKELMEV from the coding sequence ATGATCGACGAGACACTCTTCGAGGCTGAAGAGCGCATGACCGCCAGCGTGGAATATGTCCGCGAGGACCTGACCACCATTCGAACTGGTCGTGCAAACCCCGCCATGTTTAATGGCGTTATGGCTGAGTATTACGGCACAATGACCCCAATTACGCAGATGGCTACCATTTCTGTCCCGGAGCCAAGGATGCTGCTCATTAAGCCGTATGAAATGTCAGTAATGCATGATATTGAAAATGCGATTCGGAACTCTGATCTAGGCGTGAATCCCACAAATGATGGTCAGGTATTGCGTGTTACTATTCCGCAGCTCACCGAAGAACGACGCCGCGATATGGTAAAGCTCGCCAAGTCTAAAGGTGAGGACGCTAAAATTGCTATCCGCAATATTCGCCGCAAAGGCATGGAAGAGCTAAAGCGCATTCAAAAAGACGGCGAAGCCGGCGAAGATGAGGTTGTGGCGGCCGAAAAAGAACTCGATAAAACAACGCATAAGTATGTAGCACAAGTGGATGAACTTGTAGCTAAAAAGGAAAAAGAGCTTATGGAGGTTTAA
- the pyrH gene encoding UMP kinase, with the protein MLKLGGEMFGGGGVGVDPDVVQNVARQIAEVAKAGTEVCVVIGGGNFFRGAQLQQRGMDRARSDYMGMLGTVMNCLALQDFLEQQGVDCRVQTAIHMAQVAEPYLPLRAKRHLEKGRVVIFGAGMGMPYFSTDTTAAQRALEIDCEVLLMAKGVDGVFSDDPRTNADATMFTEITHREVIERDLKVADATAFSLCMDNDMPILVFNLLTDGNIARAVSGEHIGTLVRS; encoded by the coding sequence ATGCTCAAGTTGGGTGGTGAGATGTTCGGCGGCGGGGGTGTTGGCGTTGATCCAGACGTAGTCCAAAATGTAGCTCGCCAGATTGCAGAGGTTGCTAAAGCTGGTACCGAAGTATGCGTCGTTATTGGTGGGGGCAACTTTTTCCGCGGGGCGCAATTACAACAGCGGGGTATGGATCGTGCCCGATCAGACTATATGGGCATGCTCGGCACAGTCATGAATTGTTTGGCGCTGCAAGATTTCCTAGAGCAGCAGGGTGTAGATTGCCGTGTACAAACCGCTATCCATATGGCGCAGGTTGCGGAACCCTACCTCCCATTGCGCGCAAAACGTCACCTTGAAAAAGGGCGCGTGGTTATTTTCGGTGCTGGCATGGGCATGCCGTATTTTTCCACTGATACCACCGCAGCTCAGCGTGCTTTGGAGATTGACTGCGAAGTGCTTCTTATGGCAAAAGGCGTTGATGGTGTGTTTAGCGACGACCCCCGTACGAACGCTGACGCCACTATGTTTACTGAAATCACCCACCGTGAGGTCATTGAGCGCGACTTAAAGGTCGCCGACGCTACGGCATTTTCGCTTTGTATGGATAACGATATGCCAATTTTGGTGTTTAATTTGCTCACGGATGGCAATATTGCGCGGGCTGTTTCCGGTGAACATATCGGAACTCTCGTACGTTCCTGA
- a CDS encoding HNH endonuclease signature motif containing protein, translating into MATGPCFAMLAPDNPGGLLMAGQYRERWRHYRQMLANMEFATTDIQKLGAMLAISMPTVSAKKHRRILGFIHRIETQLKRIAPFVFEQGILSDNMIMAVEAALQDMPANPDAELVAAVEGVVIEKLTPTHEYQELPSGKAIALAIQDVLEDYKIIGTEIAKREIKLISQPAEAIGETPGMWAYSVVVDKTHKEVTDRHLAKLAKANNLSIAEAAARLLAGELEGTKVTIFGFGVPDENSPLRVTHMPTAGKLSRADQYNLRKMRVVYRDINEVAALSVDRHDPTPEQRALIQLRDGECRFPECRKPATKADIDHVDNYEDGGPTSVANLQCLCREHHNLKTDRKITATITQYGVVSWWDTNNQENPKEYTLIGTTRPQGPLAGIQGVPRSSQKLTPKALEPPNRNGMGRWGMTYDSICKHIHQERNTRRTLPQLKEANEQPPF; encoded by the coding sequence ATGGCTACTGGGCCGTGTTTTGCAATGCTTGCCCCGGATAATCCGGGTGGCTTGCTCATGGCTGGGCAGTATCGGGAGCGGTGGCGGCACTATCGCCAGATGCTTGCAAATATGGAATTTGCTACCACAGATATCCAAAAGCTTGGGGCGATGCTCGCAATAAGTATGCCAACGGTTAGTGCGAAAAAGCACCGCCGTATTCTTGGTTTTATCCACCGCATAGAAACGCAGCTAAAACGCATTGCGCCTTTTGTGTTCGAGCAGGGCATTTTATCTGACAATATGATTATGGCCGTTGAAGCTGCACTCCAAGACATGCCGGCAAACCCGGATGCTGAGTTGGTGGCTGCAGTGGAGGGCGTCGTGATCGAAAAACTCACCCCAACCCACGAGTATCAGGAACTGCCCTCCGGCAAAGCCATCGCCTTGGCTATTCAAGATGTACTGGAAGACTATAAGATTATCGGTACTGAAATTGCCAAACGGGAAATAAAACTCATCTCTCAACCGGCCGAAGCAATAGGTGAGACACCGGGGATGTGGGCCTATAGCGTGGTGGTAGATAAAACACATAAAGAAGTCACTGACCGGCACCTGGCAAAACTCGCAAAGGCCAATAACCTGAGTATTGCGGAAGCAGCAGCAAGACTCCTGGCAGGGGAGCTGGAAGGCACGAAAGTCACTATCTTTGGCTTTGGAGTTCCAGACGAAAACTCGCCACTACGTGTTACCCACATGCCAACGGCCGGTAAACTCTCACGCGCTGATCAATACAACTTGCGCAAAATGCGTGTGGTGTATCGGGATATCAATGAAGTTGCTGCACTGTCTGTAGATCGGCATGATCCAACCCCAGAGCAACGTGCCCTTATTCAGCTTAGAGACGGGGAGTGCCGGTTCCCGGAATGCCGTAAACCCGCGACGAAAGCAGATATTGATCATGTGGACAATTACGAAGACGGCGGCCCCACCTCAGTGGCAAACCTGCAGTGCTTGTGCAGGGAACACCATAATCTGAAAACTGATCGAAAAATCACCGCCACCATCACTCAATATGGGGTTGTGAGCTGGTGGGACACGAATAATCAAGAAAACCCGAAAGAATACACTCTTATCGGTACCACTAGACCTCAAGGACCACTTGCCGGAATCCAAGGTGTTCCAAGATCCTCGCAAAAACTCACACCCAAAGCATTGGAGCCGCCCAATAGAAATGGCATGGGCCGCTGGGGTATGACCTATGACAGTATATGCAAACACATTCACCAAGAACGAAACACGCGAAGAACACTCCCACAACTCAAGGAAGCAAACGAGCAGCCCCCATTCTGA
- the tsf gene encoding translation elongation factor Ts has translation MANYTAADVKKLREITGSGMMDCKKALAETDGDFEKAIEILRIKGAKDVGKRAERTAAEGLIAVSGNTMVEINSETDFVAKNAEFKEFAAKIAAAAAAVKANSQEELAAADVDGKTAAEAIQELSAKIGEKLELRRAVTLEGDKLSVYLHHRAADLPPAVGVLVTYTGEGEAATQAAHGAAMQVAAMKAQYLNREDVPAEAIEKERATQEKITREEGKPEAAIAKIVEGRMNGYFKDVCLNEQASVTDSKKTVKQVMDEAGVTLTGFVRYEVGQHN, from the coding sequence ATGGCGAACTACACCGCTGCAGACGTCAAGAAGCTCCGCGAAATCACCGGCTCCGGCATGATGGACTGCAAAAAAGCTCTCGCTGAAACCGATGGCGACTTTGAAAAGGCCATTGAAATCCTGCGTATTAAAGGTGCTAAAGACGTTGGCAAGCGTGCAGAACGCACCGCAGCCGAAGGCCTTATTGCTGTTTCCGGCAATACCATGGTTGAGATCAACTCTGAGACCGACTTTGTAGCTAAGAACGCTGAGTTCAAAGAATTTGCTGCCAAGATCGCTGCTGCCGCTGCCGCTGTAAAAGCAAATAGCCAAGAAGAGCTTGCAGCTGCTGATGTTGATGGTAAGACCGCCGCTGAAGCTATCCAAGAGCTTTCCGCAAAGATTGGCGAGAAGCTTGAGCTTCGTCGCGCCGTTACCCTTGAAGGTGACAAGCTTTCTGTATACCTGCACCACCGCGCCGCAGACCTGCCGCCAGCAGTAGGTGTTCTGGTTACCTACACCGGTGAAGGCGAAGCTGCAACCCAGGCTGCACACGGTGCTGCAATGCAGGTTGCTGCAATGAAGGCACAGTACCTTAACCGCGAAGATGTTCCTGCAGAAGCAATTGAAAAAGAGCGTGCAACTCAGGAGAAAATCACCCGCGAAGAAGGCAAGCCAGAAGCAGCGATCGCAAAGATTGTTGAAGGCCGCATGAATGGCTACTTCAAAGACGTGTGCTTGAACGAGCAGGCTTCCGTTACCGATAGCAAAAAGACCGTAAAGCAGGTAATGGATGAAGCTGGTGTGACCCTCACCGGTTTCGTACGCTACGAGGTTGGTCAGCACAACTAA
- the rpsB gene encoding 30S ribosomal protein S2, whose amino-acid sequence MAVVTMRELLDAGVHFGHQTRRWNPKMKRFIFTDRNGIYIIDLQQTLTYIDEAFEFVKETVAHGGTILFVGTKKQAQEAVATEAERVGMPYVNHRWLGGMLTNFQTVSKRLHRMKELQAMDAAENGYDGRTKKEILMLTRERTKLERVLGGIAEMNKVPSALWIVDTNKEHIAVSEAHKLNIPVVAILDTNCDPDVVQYPIPGNDDAIRSTALLSRIISTAVAEGKKARSERELAAAKEAAGDADKVEVAAKVEATAEVAEQAAE is encoded by the coding sequence ATGGCAGTTGTAACCATGCGCGAGCTTCTCGACGCTGGTGTCCACTTTGGCCACCAGACCCGCCGCTGGAACCCGAAGATGAAGCGTTTTATCTTCACCGACCGCAACGGCATTTACATTATCGACTTGCAGCAGACCCTGACCTATATCGATGAAGCGTTCGAGTTCGTCAAGGAGACTGTGGCTCACGGTGGCACCATCCTCTTTGTTGGTACCAAGAAGCAGGCCCAGGAAGCTGTTGCTACCGAAGCTGAGCGTGTTGGCATGCCATACGTTAACCACCGCTGGTTGGGCGGTATGCTCACCAACTTCCAAACTGTTTCCAAGCGCCTTCACCGCATGAAGGAACTTCAAGCAATGGACGCGGCGGAAAACGGCTACGACGGTCGCACCAAGAAAGAAATCTTGATGCTTACCCGTGAGCGCACCAAGCTGGAGCGCGTGCTTGGCGGTATTGCCGAAATGAACAAGGTTCCTTCCGCACTCTGGATTGTTGACACCAATAAGGAACACATTGCTGTTTCTGAGGCTCACAAGCTCAATATCCCAGTTGTGGCAATTCTGGACACCAACTGTGACCCGGATGTAGTTCAGTACCCAATCCCGGGTAATGACGACGCAATCCGCTCTACCGCGCTGCTTTCCCGTATTATCTCCACCGCTGTGGCAGAGGGTAAGAAAGCACGTTCGGAACGCGAATTAGCTGCCGCTAAGGAAGCTGCTGGCGACGCCGACAAGGTCGAAGTTGCCGCAAAGGTTGAGGCTACCGCTGAGGTTGCCGAACAGGCTGCCGAATAA